The region TACGAAGGCATATCTAAGGTTTTATTTCTCTCCAAGAAGGATCATTAGTATTCTGAGAGCAAAAAAAATATGGAACGATCTGTTCTTACTTGGTCTCAGAGTCATAGAGATATCATTCATAGGAATATTTAAAAAGAACAAACAATTGGAACCTGTTGATATCAATATTGTTTATCCTGCTCATAAGAGAATGAAAGAGAACATATTCTATCTCAAGGATAAAGAAAAGAAGAGAAATACCTTATAGAAGGGTGCTCCCAAAAGAAGTTTTCTTGAAGCAATTCATACTAATCCGCTGAGAAATCTATGAATGCTCATAATTTTGTATATTTTCTTCAACGGGTGAATGGAGTTCCTGAAAAGGGACGGTAGATGAGTTGTCCGTACCAAGCAATTCTGCAATTGATAAAGGATGGGGTCTATAATGACGATAGCGGCCAAGCAAAGAGCCACAGCTCTTTCTATACATGTCAAGTCTGGAACTCCCTGTTACAAGGATATTGAACCGTTCTTTATGTTTATCGAATTCTTATTTTTAATAGTTTTTCCAGTTTTTATATTTATGGATTTCATCAAAAATAAAAAGCAGTCAGTCCGGTTTTAAAATGCCGTTTAGAATCGTTATTATTATCCGAATTGTTGTGAAATGTCAGGCTTTGTCGCAAGCAGATAAAGATTCTTGCCGAAGGATTTCTTGAAAAAGCGGTCGAAGATTATACTGACAGGGAATACATATTTATCGTAAGCTGTTAAAGCCGTTGGATTCAGGTCTCCCCGTTTGTTCCCGATTAACTTATAGAGTACGGTGGCTAAAAAACCAAGACTATCAACATAATTGGCTTTATTAACCACAAACCCTGCTTCTTTTAATTTAGGTTCCAATTCTCCCATTGTATATCTGCGGAAATGTCCCACTTTTTTATCCATGCTGCTATATAAGGTCTGAAAGGCAGGCACATAAATCAAAATGCTCCCTCCGGAACGCAGTTTGCTGTAGAGCTTTTTTATTATTAAAGAATCCTCTTCAGCATGCTCCAGTACATTGAATGAGTAAACATAATCCACACTTTCATTTTCGATATCATCCAAGGTTTGCACAACAGAAAGATGTTTGTTTTTTAAAATATCACCCATTGCTTGATCCGGCTCCACGCAGAGTATTTTATAATCTTCTTGAGAAAGAAAATCTGCAAAGGTTCCGATTCCTGCGCCAAAATCAAGTATAACAGCGTCTTTATTTTTTAAAAATGAATGTACTAATCTCAATAAATATTTATTATAATTTACTGCGATTTGCATGACCTCAAGATTATATTGCCCG is a window of Deltaproteobacteria bacterium DNA encoding:
- a CDS encoding class I SAM-dependent methyltransferase — translated: MHSGQYNLEVMQIAVNYNKYLLRLVHSFLKNKDAVILDFGAGIGTFADFLSQEDYKILCVEPDQAMGDILKNKHLSVVQTLDDIENESVDYVYSFNVLEHAEEDSLIIKKLYSKLRSGGSILIYVPAFQTLYSSMDKKVGHFRRYTMGELEPKLKEAGFVVNKANYVDSLGFLATVLYKLIGNKRGDLNPTALTAYDKYVFPVSIIFDRFFKKSFGKNLYLLATKPDISQQFG